A stretch of Desulfofalx alkaliphila DSM 12257 DNA encodes these proteins:
- the gcvH gene encoding glycine cleavage system protein GcvH, which translates to MANKQIAELTFLDDIYYFEEHTWAKLEGDTVRVGITDFAQDNLGDIIFIELPQVGESFDKGEEFGQAESAKTVSSLYMPVSGEIVEVNDQLEDAPENVNSSPYQEGWMIVVKARDPEELKNLLSKDDYIKMISNG; encoded by the coding sequence ATGGCCAATAAGCAGATTGCAGAACTTACCTTTTTAGATGATATTTATTACTTTGAGGAACACACCTGGGCCAAGCTTGAAGGTGACACAGTGCGGGTGGGAATTACTGATTTTGCCCAGGACAACCTAGGCGATATTATTTTTATCGAACTGCCCCAGGTTGGTGAAAGTTTTGATAAAGGTGAAGAGTTTGGCCAGGCTGAGTCAGCCAAAACAGTTTCTTCATTGTATATGCCGGTTAGCGGTGAAATTGTAGAGGTTAACGACCAATTGGAGGATGCTCCTGAAAATGTAAACAGCAGCCCCTATCAAGAGGGTTGGATGATAGTGGTTAAAGCCAGAGATCCGGAGGAGTTAAAAAACCTATTGTCTAAGGACGATTACATCAAGATGATCAGCAATGGTTAA
- a CDS encoding ABC transporter ATP-binding protein, whose amino-acid sequence MVIDAKEVSVIRNGKYILKDVSWSVKAGEHWAILGLNGSGKTTLLNMINGYIFPSKGKLQVLGKTFGRYDLRDLRKSIGWVSSALQEKLYGSESAEDIVLSGKFASIGLFEDANGQDRDLAKNLLESLGIGHLSKRAYKTFSQGEKQRVLIARALITLPPLLILDEPCTGLDIFAREQLLKTIEKLINQDQAPTIIYVTHRTEEILPTFSHTLLLRRGQVYSSGKTDTVLTQENLCGFFETPVSCEKVKGRYILKAVHKA is encoded by the coding sequence GTGGTTATTGATGCAAAAGAGGTATCGGTTATTAGGAATGGTAAGTATATTCTCAAGGATGTTAGCTGGTCGGTGAAGGCCGGTGAACATTGGGCCATTTTAGGACTAAACGGCTCCGGTAAAACCACCCTGTTAAATATGATCAATGGCTACATATTTCCCTCAAAGGGCAAGCTGCAAGTGCTTGGTAAAACCTTTGGCAGATATGATTTGAGAGATTTAAGAAAGTCCATTGGTTGGGTAAGTAGCGCATTACAGGAAAAACTTTACGGCAGTGAGTCTGCAGAGGATATTGTTTTAAGCGGTAAGTTTGCCTCCATAGGTCTATTTGAAGATGCAAATGGGCAGGACAGGGATTTGGCCAAAAATTTATTAGAAAGTTTAGGTATTGGCCATTTATCAAAGCGGGCCTATAAAACCTTTTCACAAGGTGAAAAGCAAAGGGTACTTATTGCCAGGGCTCTTATTACCTTACCGCCCCTGCTTATTTTGGACGAGCCCTGTACGGGACTGGATATATTTGCAAGGGAGCAGTTGCTTAAAACAATAGAAAAATTAATTAACCAAGATCAAGCCCCCACCATTATTTATGTTACCCATCGCACCGAGGAAATTTTACCAACCTTTAGCCACACACTGTTACTGCGCAGGGGGCAAGTTTATTCTTCCGGAAAAACAGACACCGTGTTAACCCAAGAAAATCTATGTGGTTTTTTTGAAACCCCGGTAAGCTGCGAAAAGGTAAAGGGCCGTTATATACTAAAAGCGGTACATAAGGCCTGA
- a CDS encoding TRAP transporter substrate-binding protein: MKKQRLIAFLVSIIMCGLLLTGCGGDSDTADGEKVYELTFQTQYMNNHPVVENVVMPWIEEVKERSDGRLIITHYNPNTLTSVQDTYNAVLSGTLDIGSAPMSWSPGKFPLSEIVEMPFLVSNSKEGSSLLWEMYQTMPEYQKEFEESIVLWQWTSPPTEVHTKNKLVTKLEDLKGFNVIALTSFAVDIATHLGASPINMTPNDAYMSLERNMADGLFHATAPMRSLRIDEITKYHTKVGMSSTGFYTVMNKDVFNSLPEDLQQILLETTGEKLVTATAEVLDAASENDEKWMIEQGHEFYELPAEERARWIEAVSPITEKWLSNMENKGYSGLREIVERYYN; encoded by the coding sequence ATGAAAAAACAGCGGCTAATTGCATTTTTAGTGAGTATTATTATGTGCGGCCTCTTGTTGACAGGATGCGGCGGAGATTCTGACACGGCAGATGGTGAAAAAGTTTACGAGCTGACATTTCAAACCCAATACATGAACAACCACCCCGTTGTTGAAAATGTTGTTATGCCATGGATAGAGGAAGTAAAAGAGCGCAGCGATGGTAGATTAATTATCACACATTATAATCCCAATACATTGACATCGGTACAAGACACCTATAATGCTGTACTCAGTGGAACCCTAGATATTGGCTCTGCGCCAATGAGTTGGAGCCCGGGCAAGTTTCCCTTATCCGAAATTGTAGAAATGCCCTTTCTAGTTTCTAATTCAAAGGAAGGAAGCAGTTTGTTATGGGAAATGTATCAGACCATGCCCGAATATCAAAAGGAATTTGAAGAATCAATAGTGCTGTGGCAGTGGACAAGCCCCCCCACTGAGGTACACACTAAAAATAAACTTGTGACAAAATTAGAGGATTTAAAAGGGTTTAACGTTATTGCCCTGACCTCATTTGCTGTGGATATTGCTACCCATCTCGGTGCGTCACCTATTAATATGACCCCCAATGATGCCTACATGTCATTGGAAAGAAATATGGCTGACGGATTGTTTCATGCCACTGCCCCTATGAGGTCTTTAAGAATCGATGAAATAACAAAATATCACACTAAAGTAGGTATGTCATCAACCGGTTTTTATACAGTTATGAATAAGGACGTATTTAACAGCTTACCTGAGGATTTGCAACAAATTCTCTTAGAAACAACCGGAGAGAAATTGGTAACGGCCACTGCCGAAGTGTTAGATGCAGCATCTGAAAATGATGAAAAATGGATGATTGAACAGGGTCATGAATTTTATGAACTGCCGGCGGAAGAAAGGGCCCGTTGGATTGAAGCAGTTAGCCCGATCACTGAAAAATGGCTAAGTAATATGGAAAACAAAGGTTACTCTGGATTACGGGAAATAGTTGAGCGTTACTACAATTAA
- a CDS encoding glutaredoxin family protein — protein sequence MVFAIYTATGCTRCKIIKAFMNSKGIAFNEYDMKAEGKEEFQKFYKESRKRIFRGPDGVEFPIIYDGAEIRQGIGACLAYLQAGTDLDGFFSVGRLHKEWVDGIHVSGGDPQYAEDFLAVLRYLKGNNMKLQIDTDGRNSGILEKIQAEALADVVIVKVLGTKEIYSGIFGPDFDSEELAKSIKLAAGFPECKFQTRVAPVKRSDGEISYITPQEVAEIAKLIEDVTGSKKNSYLLKPFDPKKAVDEQLKSVEPLAANNLFAYRTAARAHQVLTEIDKA from the coding sequence ATGGTTTTTGCAATTTACACAGCAACGGGCTGTACCCGTTGTAAAATAATAAAAGCTTTTATGAACAGTAAGGGCATTGCATTTAATGAATATGATATGAAGGCTGAAGGCAAGGAAGAGTTTCAGAAGTTCTATAAAGAAAGTCGCAAGAGAATATTTCGCGGTCCCGACGGCGTAGAGTTTCCGATTATTTACGACGGTGCCGAAATTCGCCAGGGCATTGGAGCTTGCCTGGCCTATCTACAGGCAGGTACAGATTTAGACGGATTTTTTAGTGTCGGAAGGCTCCATAAAGAGTGGGTAGACGGCATCCATGTTTCAGGTGGGGACCCTCAATATGCGGAAGATTTTTTGGCGGTTTTGCGTTACCTAAAGGGCAACAACATGAAACTGCAAATTGACACAGATGGCAGAAACAGTGGTATACTAGAGAAAATACAGGCTGAAGCGTTGGCAGATGTGGTAATTGTAAAGGTTTTAGGAACCAAAGAAATTTACAGCGGAATCTTTGGCCCCGATTTTGACAGCGAAGAGCTTGCTAAAAGCATAAAACTGGCTGCTGGGTTTCCGGAATGTAAATTTCAAACAAGGGTGGCTCCGGTAAAGCGCAGTGACGGTGAGATAAGCTATATTACACCACAGGAAGTTGCCGAGATTGCCAAATTAATTGAAGATGTCACTGGCAGTAAAAAGAATAGTTATCTCCTTAAACCATTTGATCCTAAGAAAGCCGTGGACGAACAGTTAAAATCTGTAGAACCTTTGGCGGCAAATAACCTTTTTGCCTATCGCACTGCTGCGCGGGCCCATCAAGTACTGACCGAAATAGATAAAGCCTAG
- a CDS encoding aryl-sulfate sulfotransferase, translating to MTYPSVYPTGVTIYNPEKCWNGYTILPARELGALLINMNGAEVNLWKGLHGFPNKMLPGGYVLGHTGERSHKFGIQDQRDLVQVDWDGNIVWKFNQYEFIEDPGEEPQWMARLHHDYQREGNPVGYYVPGMDPLVDKGNTLILGHKNLVKPEISSHELMDDVIYEVNWQGDILWEWVCSDHFEELGFSEAAKNIMHRDPNIRLTGKGDWMHINSMSVLGPNKWYDAGDERFHPDNIIWDSRETNIVAIICKKTGKIVWKIGPDYDTSPQLKELGWIIGPHHAHMIPRGLPGEGNILIFDNGGWAGYGAPHPSSPTGRKVALRDYSRVLEFDPTTLKIVWQYTPAEAGFIMPHDANRFYSPFISGAQRLPNGNTLITEGSGGRIIEVTKDHEIVWEYISPYWGEKLNINMVYRAYRLPYHWVPQIEQPKETPIERIDVRKFRVPGAEYKRLKETEVEGVTGFEGTGFCVATDDELE from the coding sequence ATGACATATCCTAGCGTTTATCCAACAGGAGTAACAATATATAATCCGGAAAAATGTTGGAACGGCTATACCATTTTACCTGCCAGGGAACTTGGTGCATTACTGATTAACATGAACGGAGCAGAGGTAAATCTATGGAAGGGTTTACATGGTTTTCCAAACAAGATGCTGCCCGGCGGTTATGTTCTCGGTCATACCGGAGAGAGATCACATAAATTTGGCATCCAAGACCAAAGGGATCTTGTTCAAGTGGACTGGGATGGCAATATTGTTTGGAAATTTAATCAATATGAGTTCATTGAGGATCCCGGAGAAGAACCCCAGTGGATGGCCAGGTTGCACCATGACTACCAAAGGGAAGGTAACCCTGTGGGTTATTATGTACCGGGTATGGACCCGCTAGTTGATAAAGGCAATACCCTGATTCTAGGTCACAAAAATCTTGTCAAACCTGAAATTTCATCCCATGAGCTCATGGATGACGTTATCTATGAAGTTAATTGGCAGGGTGACATATTATGGGAATGGGTTTGCAGTGACCACTTTGAAGAATTAGGTTTTAGTGAGGCTGCAAAAAACATTATGCATCGTGATCCTAATATTAGATTGACGGGCAAAGGCGATTGGATGCATATTAACTCCATGTCAGTGCTGGGACCTAACAAGTGGTATGATGCAGGTGATGAACGTTTTCATCCTGATAATATTATCTGGGATTCACGGGAAACTAATATCGTTGCAATAATTTGCAAGAAAACAGGTAAAATTGTTTGGAAAATTGGGCCCGATTACGATACCAGCCCGCAATTGAAGGAACTGGGTTGGATTATCGGCCCCCACCATGCCCACATGATACCGAGAGGGCTGCCGGGTGAAGGTAATATCTTAATTTTTGATAATGGCGGTTGGGCAGGATACGGTGCACCCCATCCCAGTTCTCCAACCGGCAGAAAAGTTGCCCTCAGGGATTATTCAAGGGTATTAGAATTTGATCCCACTACCCTAAAAATAGTTTGGCAGTATACACCGGCAGAGGCAGGTTTTATCATGCCCCATGACGCAAACCGTTTCTACAGTCCCTTTATCAGTGGCGCCCAAAGATTGCCAAACGGCAACACCCTAATTACTGAAGGTTCCGGAGGCCGAATAATAGAGGTTACCAAAGACCATGAGATTGTTTGGGAGTACATCAGCCCCTACTGGGGTGAGAAGTTGAATATCAATATGGTTTATAGGGCCTATCGATTGCCTTACCACTGGGTTCCACAGATTGAGCAGCCCAAAGAAACACCAATCGAGAGGATTGATGTCAGGAAATTCCGTGTGCCGGGAGCCGAGTATAAACGGTTAAAAGAAACCGAAGTAGAAGGCGTAACAGGCTTTGAGGGAACAGGCTTTTGTGTAGCCACAGACGATGAATTAGAATAA
- a CDS encoding LysR family transcriptional regulator yields MRIEHLKYLVHIAETGSITKSAEFFHISQQGLSQAIKRLERQLGVPLLNRQVNKISLSEEGKKLTAKAKDILLIYEELLMELQPSIKAHGQELNIIATPLLSKTILQRVLFAFFKKYPQINMNIVEQQPHKIIDQIIGLKNAVGILSARKNFLNKYAVLNRRDITFNKITECGVFACAAKTLPIANKSAITTGELIKYPIVVYNSEHHIQMLQELFQNDGKPNFKVVTTDWDFYQKTVASGIAVGVSTYLAKDFQKNGPFVNVPIETGNEFNLLVGYITPSKQPINPFLNDFIKILKKLPLGNSSR; encoded by the coding sequence ATGCGTATTGAGCACCTAAAATATTTAGTGCATATTGCCGAAACAGGCTCCATCACAAAGTCAGCTGAGTTCTTTCATATATCCCAACAGGGCCTAAGCCAGGCAATTAAACGTTTGGAAAGACAGCTGGGTGTGCCTTTGTTAAACCGCCAGGTAAATAAAATTTCCTTAAGTGAAGAAGGGAAAAAATTGACGGCAAAGGCCAAAGATATTTTACTTATATATGAGGAGCTTTTAATGGAGCTACAACCCTCTATTAAAGCTCATGGTCAAGAGCTGAATATTATTGCTACTCCCTTATTGAGTAAAACAATACTGCAAAGGGTGCTTTTTGCTTTTTTTAAAAAATACCCACAAATTAACATGAATATTGTGGAACAACAACCGCACAAAATAATTGACCAAATCATTGGCTTAAAAAATGCCGTGGGCATATTGTCTGCCCGGAAGAATTTTCTTAACAAGTATGCGGTATTAAATCGGCGGGATATAACTTTTAATAAAATAACTGAATGTGGTGTCTTTGCTTGTGCTGCTAAAACATTACCTATTGCAAATAAATCAGCCATAACCACCGGAGAACTTATTAAGTATCCAATTGTTGTGTATAATTCAGAACACCACATTCAAATGTTGCAAGAGCTTTTTCAGAATGACGGCAAACCAAACTTTAAGGTGGTTACCACCGATTGGGATTTTTACCAAAAAACCGTTGCCAGCGGGATAGCCGTCGGTGTTTCCACTTATTTGGCCAAGGATTTTCAAAAAAACGGGCCCTTTGTAAATGTTCCCATAGAAACCGGCAATGAGTTTAATCTTTTAGTTGGTTATATAACCCCTTCAAAGCAGCCCATAAATCCTTTTTTAAACGACTTTATTAAAATATTAAAAAAGTTACCATTAGGGAATTCAAGCCGGTAA
- the lipB gene encoding lipoyl(octanoyl) transferase LipB, with protein MKLLVSVLGETDYLKVLSIQESLLRLRQDNKVPDTMLLLQHPPTITLGKRENRENILLTEEQLQEKGCVVVKTNRGGDVTYHGPGQIVGYPILNLKNHGSSIKGYVNKIEELFINLLKEEYKLTAQRDALHHGVWIGDKKITAIGCAVKKWVTMHGFAFNVNTNLEHFKWINPCGITDKGVTSLKEIFGQAQDLDRAHQLVVDYFCEYLHLQPKMISPQQLYQIVGRDGS; from the coding sequence ATGAAGCTACTGGTTTCGGTATTGGGTGAAACTGACTATTTGAAGGTCCTAAGTATTCAAGAAAGTTTATTGCGTTTAAGACAGGATAACAAGGTTCCGGACACCATGTTACTGCTGCAGCATCCTCCCACGATTACCTTGGGTAAGCGAGAAAACAGGGAAAATATTTTACTGACGGAGGAGCAGTTGCAGGAAAAGGGTTGTGTGGTTGTCAAAACAAACCGGGGTGGGGATGTAACCTATCATGGCCCCGGGCAGATAGTTGGTTACCCAATACTAAACCTAAAAAACCACGGCAGCAGTATTAAGGGTTACGTTAATAAAATTGAAGAGCTATTTATTAATTTGTTAAAGGAAGAGTACAAGCTCACTGCCCAAAGGGATGCTCTGCACCATGGGGTATGGATAGGTGATAAAAAAATCACTGCCATAGGCTGCGCTGTTAAGAAATGGGTAACAATGCACGGTTTTGCTTTCAATGTCAATACAAATCTTGAACATTTTAAGTGGATTAACCCCTGCGGTATCACTGATAAGGGGGTTACTTCCCTGAAAGAAATATTTGGACAAGCCCAAGACCTGGATAGGGCCCATCAACTGGTGGTTGACTATTTTTGTGAATACCTGCACCTGCAGCCAAAGATGATCAGCCCACAGCAGTTATATCAAATTGTTGGGAGAGATGGCTCATGA
- a CDS encoding response regulator: MGKIRLLVVGDSPFIHKLIEKILPSEDYEICAYANKGKEGVDLYLKLQPDVVAIDVNRPAQHGWANAAEILRRDSKAKIIMLVDRGNEEMMKKAQKTGVMACIEKPFKHEQLSALLRLAAEKGYQRIV, translated from the coding sequence ATGGGGAAGATAAGACTGCTGGTTGTGGGTGACTCTCCCTTTATTCACAAACTTATTGAGAAGATTTTGCCAAGTGAAGATTATGAAATATGTGCTTATGCAAACAAGGGCAAGGAAGGGGTGGATCTTTATTTAAAGTTACAGCCGGATGTGGTTGCCATTGATGTAAACAGGCCGGCACAGCATGGATGGGCAAATGCTGCGGAGATTTTAAGAAGGGACAGTAAAGCAAAGATTATCATGCTTGTTGACCGTGGCAATGAAGAAATGATGAAGAAAGCTCAAAAAACAGGGGTTATGGCCTGCATTGAAAAACCTTTTAAGCATGAACAACTGTCAGCACTGTTAAGATTGGCAGCGGAAAAGGGATATCAAAGGATAGTTTGA
- a CDS encoding TRAP transporter large permease subunit, whose translation MTTMTKAENNQPGLAKTVGETSWLDNTADYLEKLIAPICNVMKYIAIAILAIMTVLIFVDVTIRNLFDKFIPGIMDLQAFSLVCMFYFAFAVLQLKKQHMEVDLVVKFFPVWIQNLIQSFVYLTSLVFFAVMFWQVVVQALNRMGILSSTLSIPISFFMFVTALGVFMLSAVLFIDSLRSISTIIKDGRGIWLIPVFACVALFMVSPFIVKSFFNLSGVSLGLLGLLVMLVLIIVIKMPIGFAMAMVGFFGLVIVRDNIQGPLSTLGYAPYSSLADFVLAVIPMFILMGALAYESGVGKGLLNAANAWFGRQPGGLGISAIVGCAGFSAVCSNSMACAVTMGKVALPEMRKHKYSDTLSTGCLAAGGTLGILIPPSMAIIFYGIVTEQSIGKLFMAGIIPGLLLTALFCLTVYIMAKIYPDVAPRGEKTTLKEKFQSLKGVRGMLFLIILIFGGIMGGFFSPTEAGAIGAVGAFIYALAIGKLTKKNFLESLDSSLLTTCNLLTILMGVGILGYFFAATQLPFKLAEVITGFSVNPYLILAGVILFYILLGCALNIIPMLLLTLPAIYPTITALGFDPIWFGIVLVVVMEMGQITPPVGINVFALKSIAPEVPIERIFIGTLPFVFTMLVCVIILVIFPNIVTFLPNLLF comes from the coding sequence ATGACTACAATGACTAAGGCAGAAAATAATCAGCCGGGGTTGGCAAAGACGGTAGGAGAAACTTCGTGGCTGGATAACACCGCGGATTATTTAGAAAAGTTAATCGCCCCCATATGCAATGTAATGAAATATATTGCCATAGCAATACTTGCGATAATGACTGTTCTAATATTTGTTGATGTAACAATCCGCAACTTATTTGATAAATTTATCCCGGGGATTATGGATCTGCAGGCCTTTTCTTTAGTATGCATGTTTTACTTTGCCTTTGCAGTACTGCAGTTAAAAAAGCAGCACATGGAAGTTGACCTGGTGGTAAAATTTTTCCCGGTCTGGATCCAAAACTTAATTCAAAGTTTTGTTTACTTGACATCCCTGGTTTTCTTTGCTGTGATGTTTTGGCAGGTGGTTGTGCAGGCCCTCAATAGAATGGGTATACTGAGCTCAACCCTGTCGATACCAATTTCCTTTTTCATGTTTGTAACTGCACTGGGTGTTTTTATGCTGTCAGCCGTGCTGTTTATTGATAGTTTGCGGAGTATTTCCACTATTATTAAGGATGGGCGTGGCATTTGGCTTATTCCAGTGTTTGCCTGTGTGGCTTTGTTTATGGTTTCACCCTTTATAGTGAAGAGCTTTTTTAACCTAAGTGGGGTTTCATTGGGTTTACTGGGCCTGCTTGTGATGCTGGTTCTAATTATTGTGATTAAAATGCCCATTGGTTTTGCCATGGCAATGGTAGGATTTTTTGGCCTTGTCATTGTCAGGGACAACATTCAAGGGCCCCTAAGCACACTGGGATATGCACCGTATAGCAGCCTTGCAGATTTTGTTTTAGCTGTGATACCTATGTTTATATTAATGGGTGCATTGGCTTATGAATCCGGTGTTGGTAAAGGTTTGTTAAATGCAGCCAACGCCTGGTTTGGCAGACAACCCGGCGGTTTAGGTATATCTGCCATCGTGGGATGTGCGGGATTTTCCGCGGTGTGCAGTAACAGTATGGCCTGTGCCGTGACCATGGGTAAAGTTGCCCTGCCTGAAATGAGAAAGCATAAGTACTCTGATACCTTATCCACCGGCTGTCTGGCAGCCGGTGGGACGCTGGGTATCTTAATACCTCCCAGCATGGCAATAATATTTTACGGGATTGTCACTGAGCAGTCCATTGGCAAGCTATTTATGGCCGGGATAATTCCGGGCTTACTTTTAACCGCCCTGTTTTGTCTCACCGTATATATTATGGCCAAAATATACCCCGATGTGGCACCCAGGGGTGAAAAAACCACCCTCAAGGAAAAGTTCCAATCCCTTAAGGGTGTGAGGGGCATGCTGTTTTTAATCATCTTGATTTTTGGCGGAATTATGGGAGGGTTTTTTAGCCCCACTGAAGCAGGTGCCATTGGTGCCGTAGGTGCTTTCATTTATGCCCTGGCAATTGGCAAGCTTACTAAGAAAAACTTTTTAGAATCCTTAGATTCATCGCTGCTAACCACCTGTAATCTGCTGACTATCTTAATGGGTGTCGGTATTCTGGGTTATTTCTTTGCAGCCACACAGCTACCTTTTAAATTGGCGGAAGTTATTACCGGGTTCTCTGTGAATCCTTACTTAATATTGGCAGGGGTAATACTGTTTTATATCCTACTTGGATGTGCATTAAATATTATCCCCATGCTGTTGCTTACTTTACCGGCCATTTACCCAACAATTACGGCTCTAGGCTTTGACCCCATATGGTTTGGGATTGTGTTGGTTGTAGTAATGGAAATGGGACAGATAACCCCGCCCGTTGGCATCAATGTGTTTGCACTTAAGAGTATAGCACCGGAGGTGCCAATTGAGAGAATATTTATAGGAACCTTACCCTTTGTATTTACAATGCTGGTTTGTGTTATTATTCTCGTTATTTTCCCGAATATAGTAACATTCTTACCTAACTTATTGTTCTAA
- the lpdA gene encoding dihydrolipoyl dehydrogenase, translating to MNYDAVVIGGGPGGYVAAIRIAQLGGKVAVVEKNSLGGTCLNRGCIPTKSLIAAVEKLCAVDNAAEFGIEVGKPVVNFEKVQARKEDVVNKLVKGIEFLFKKHKIEFIKGEAKLKSNTEVEVKSGDEVIALQASNIIIATGSSPALISSLGYNGTTVITSEEALTLTEVPKSLLIIGAGVIGCEFAYIYGNLGAEITMVEAAPNILPLLDKDISRRLQMNFKKKNIVIKTKMTIKQVKETAAGIEAILENGEVITAEKALISIGRQLNTQNLGLEEVGVALGEKGEILVNDKMETNVKGIYAIGDVVNKYQLAHVASSQGLVAAENIMGKEAQMEYHAVPSCIFTNPQIASVGITEQEAKDKNIPVRVGKFNFMANGKALSMGEAEGMVKVIACKDTDVVLGVHLIGPNASDLIAEAALAVQKGLTVKDITNTIHAHPTLAESVMEAAANVHGLAIHG from the coding sequence ATGAATTACGATGCTGTGGTAATAGGCGGCGGCCCAGGGGGTTATGTGGCTGCCATAAGAATAGCTCAATTGGGTGGCAAAGTGGCGGTTGTGGAAAAGAACAGCCTGGGGGGAACCTGCCTTAATAGGGGTTGTATCCCTACCAAATCCTTAATCGCAGCTGTTGAAAAGCTTTGTGCGGTGGATAATGCTGCTGAATTTGGCATAGAAGTGGGCAAGCCGGTGGTGAACTTTGAAAAGGTACAGGCCAGGAAAGAAGATGTAGTCAATAAACTGGTCAAAGGAATAGAGTTTTTGTTCAAAAAACACAAAATCGAGTTTATTAAAGGCGAAGCCAAACTAAAGTCTAACACCGAGGTGGAAGTTAAATCCGGCGATGAAGTAATTGCACTTCAGGCTAGTAATATCATCATTGCCACCGGTTCCAGTCCGGCCCTAATTTCTTCCTTAGGCTACAACGGTACCACTGTGATTACCAGTGAAGAGGCACTTACCTTAACTGAGGTACCCAAAAGCCTGTTAATTATCGGTGCCGGCGTAATAGGTTGTGAGTTTGCCTATATATATGGTAACCTGGGAGCAGAGATTACCATGGTGGAAGCAGCCCCCAATATATTGCCCTTATTGGATAAGGATATTTCCCGCCGTTTGCAGATGAATTTTAAAAAGAAAAATATTGTTATCAAGACCAAAATGACCATTAAACAAGTTAAAGAAACAGCTGCCGGCATTGAAGCAATATTAGAGAACGGTGAAGTTATTACTGCAGAAAAGGCCTTAATTTCTATTGGTCGGCAATTGAACACTCAAAATTTAGGACTGGAAGAAGTGGGCGTGGCCCTGGGTGAAAAAGGTGAAATTTTGGTCAATGATAAAATGGAGACCAATGTAAAGGGAATCTATGCCATAGGGGACGTGGTTAATAAATACCAACTGGCCCATGTGGCATCCAGTCAAGGGCTGGTGGCGGCAGAGAACATTATGGGTAAAGAAGCGCAAATGGAATATCATGCGGTACCCAGCTGTATTTTTACCAATCCGCAAATTGCCTCGGTGGGCATTACCGAGCAAGAGGCTAAAGATAAAAACATTCCGGTGCGTGTGGGTAAATTCAATTTTATGGCCAACGGTAAAGCCTTGAGCATGGGTGAAGCCGAAGGTATGGTAAAAGTAATTGCCTGCAAAGACACCGATGTGGTATTAGGGGTACACCTTATTGGGCCCAACGCTTCAGATTTAATAGCCGAGGCTGCTTTAGCCGTGCAAAAGGGTTTGACAGTTAAAGATATTACTAATACAATTCATGCCCACCCCACCTTGGCTGAGTCAGTTATGGAAGCGGCTGCAAATGTGCATGGCCTGGCTATTCACGGCTAG